The genomic region CGATCCACATCAGGCGAAGGCACTGCAAGCCACGCGGGAAAACGTGAAACGACTGCCCGGAGTGCCACTGCCAAAAGGTCTGTCGATAACAGATAGTATTACGGAGGCGGCGCAGAATCAGACCCTGTTATTGGCCGTTCCGATGCAGAGGCTTCGGTCTTTGCTGAACGACCATTGCGACATTCTGGCCGCAAAAACTCTGGTTGCCTGCTGTAAGGGTATTGAGCTGAACACAGGGCTTGGCCCCATTGCGGTCCTGCGCCAAGCGCTACCCAACGCGCAGCCCGCGCTGCTGACCGGCCCCAGTTTTGCCGCCGACATTGCCCGGGGGTTGCCAACCGCACTGACCCTTGCCTGCCAGGATGCGCGGCTCGGCAAACACTTGCAGCAACAGCTGACAACGAAGAACTTGCGGCTGTATCGAACCACCGACACTATTGGTGCCGAGCAGGGTGGTGCATTGAAAAATGTGATGGCAATTGCCTGCGGAGCGGTGATCGGAGCCGGGCTTGGGGACAGTGCGCGGGCGGCCTTGATGACCCGTGGCTATGCTGAAATGCAGCGCATGGCCTTGGCCTGCGGCGCCCGGCCTGAAACTCTGGCTGGGCTATCCGGGTTTGGCGATCTGACACTAACCTGCAGCTCGGATCTGTCGCGCAACTATCAGCTTGGCCTAGCGATTGGCCGTGGCGAATCCTTTGATCCGACAATAACGGTCGAAGGCGCCGCCACCGCACGGGCCGCCACCGCAAAAGCCGATGAAATGAAAATCGACATGCCAATCACCCAAACAGTAACCAATTTGGTTGGACAGCGCTTGACGATTGCCGATGCAGTGGCTCAATTACTGGCAAGACCATTAAAAGAGGAATAAAATGCTAATTGCTTTGATTGCCCGCGACAAACCCGGCGCCCTGCAGACCCGGTTAGACAATCGCGCAGCCCATCTTGCCTATATCGAAGACACCGGTGCCGTTGCCCAGGCCGGCCCACTGCTGGATCAAGAAGGCAACATGGTTGGCTCGCTTGTCATTCTGGACGTCGAAGACATGGCCGTGGGACAGGCCTGGGCCGACAACGACCCCTATGCCAAGGCCGGATTGTTCGAAACCGTCGATCTGATCACCTGGAAAAAGGTCATCGGCTGATGGCGTATTGGCTGTTCAAATCCGAACCCTCGACCTGGGGCTGGGATGACCAGATTGCCAAGGGCGACAAAGGTGAAGAATGGGATGGCGTGCGCAATTATCAGGCCCGCAACTTTATGCGGCAGATGAAAATCGGCGACCGCGGTTTCTTTTACCATTCTCAAAAGGAAAAATCGGTTGTCGGCATTGTCGAGGTCTGCGCCGAGTCGCATCCGGACAGCACCATTGAGGATGCGCGCTGGGACTGCGTGGATATCAAAGCCCTGCGCGGATTTTCGCAGCCGGTGACGCTGGATCAGATCAAGGCCGATCCACGGCTTGAAGACATGGTTCTGGTTCGGAATTCACGGCTATCGGTGCAACCGGTAACCGAGGCGGAATGGCGGACGATCTGTGCTCTGGGGAATACAGAGGCGGACTGATCTGGCTGGCAGATGTGGTCGACGCAAACATCAGGTCGGTTGGAGATATGTGAAAAAGGGAAGGTCCGATTGCTCAGGACCTTCCCTCTCACCCCGCGTGCTCCCAAGCCACCACACGCGTATGAAAATTTCTGGTTCCTGGCCATCCTGACCGTAATATCTTGATAGACCAGATCAGGTGCTTGCCGCAATCTAATAGCCCGGACAATACCGTTAAAATGCAATACGACCGCCACGAGGGCAGGCGCAGTTTGTTGATAAGAAACGGAAAATCAACCGTAGATTGATCCCTGCTATCAGTTCTGATCCCTCTGCCAAACCGAGCTTCTTCATCAGAAAACTCCCAGTCAGACCAAGCCTGCAGACATAGGATTGTTAAACAAAGGGAATAGCCTAAGTGGGGTCCCCACCGTAGTTTTCCCCAAGGTCAGCATCAATGTCGCCAACACTGGCTTGCTTCCTTCAATGGCATGCGCTCTTTTCACCCATTGAGTGCAAAGCATAAAATCCGTCAAGTCGGAGAGCCAATCAAAGAAAGGGACAGGGATGACTTCATATCTAAAGACGATGCCCAATAGTGAGGGATTTTTTGGGGAATATGGTGGTGCGCAACTGCCTCCGCCACTGGAACCACATTTCACGGAAATCCGTGAAGCCTATGAAAAGATTTCAAAATCTTCCGACTTCATTCGCGACCTGCGCTACATTCGGAAACATTTTCAGGGTCGCCCCACTCCGGTCAGCCACCTTAAGAACCTGTCAGATCTGGCTGGGGGTGCGCAGATTTATGCCAAGCGTGAAGACCTGAACCACACCGGCGCGCATAAGCTCAATCACTGCATGGGCGAAGGTCTTCTGGCCAAATTCATGGGCAAGAAGAAGCTGATGGCAGAAACCGGCGCAGGTCAGCACGGCGTTGCCCTGGCCACAGCAGCCGCCTATTTCGGCATGGAATGCGAGATCCACATGGGCGAGATCGACATCGCCAAGGAAGCGCCAAACGTCACCCGGATGAAGCTATTGGGCGCCAAGGTGGTTCCCGTCGGCTTTGGCGGGCGCTCTCTCAAAGAGGCCGTCGACAGCTGCTTTGAAAGCTATATGTCGCAGGCTGATGACGCCTTGTTTGCCATTGGTTCAGTTGTGGGCCCGCATCCATTTCCAATGATTGTCCGCGACTTTCAGCATGTTATCGGCGTCGAGGCCCGTGAACAGTTTTTGGATATGACCGGAGAACTGCCCGACATTGTAGCCGCCTGCGTAGGCGGCGGATCTAATGCAATGGGCATTTTTTCAGGCTTCATTGATGACGAGGATGTGGCGCTATATGGCGTAGAGCCAATGGGCACCTCATCAAAACTGGGTGAACATGCGGCGACCATCGCCTTTGGTGAAGATGGTGACATACACGGGTTCCGCACCATGGTTCTGAAAGACGCCAATGGCGATCCGGCACCGGTGCACACCGTGGCGTCGGGTTTGGATTACCCTGGTATAGGCCCCGAACATGCGCATCTCTATCGTACCGGCAAGGCCAACTACACCTCTGCCAATGACAAGGAAGCCTTGGATGCCTTCTTTGCCCTGTCGCGTCACGAAGGCATTATTCCCGCGCTAGAGAGCGCCCATGCAATCGCTTTTGCCATGCGCGTAGCCCCAAAGAATCCGGGTAAGTCGATCCTGATCAACCTGTCTGGCCGCGGTGACAAGGACATTGATTACGTCACTGAAACCTTCGGCTTTGGCGACGACAGCTGAACCCATCAAGGTCTTGAATAACAAAACAGCCGGTCAAAAAATTGACCGGCTGTTTCTATTTGTGCGCTGCCTTTACGGCATTCCAAGGGGGTAGCCCTTAGTAGCGGTAATGCTCTGGCTTGAACGGGCCGTCGGCGGAAACGCCGATGTAAGAGGCCTGCTCATTGCTCAGCTTGCTCAGCTTGACGCCGATCCGGTCCAGATGCAGACGGGCAACTTTCTCGTCCAGATGCTTGGGCAGGATATACACGTCGTTGTTATAGTCATCACCCTTGGTCCACAGCTCAATCTGCGCCAGAACCTGGTTGGTGAACGAGGCTGACATCACAAAGGATGGGTGGCCAGTGGCGTTACCAAGGTTCAGCAGACGACCTTCGGACAGTAGGATCAGACGTGCGCCCGAGGGCATTTCGATCATGTCGACCTGGTCTTTGATGTTGGTCCACTTGTGGTTCTTCAGGTTAGCGACCTGAATTTCGTTATCAAAGTGACCGATGTTGCCAACAATCGCCATGTCCTTCATCTCGCGCATGTGCTCGATACGGATCACGTCTTTGTTGCCGGTGGTGGTGATAAAGATGTCGGCGCTAGAGACAACGTCTTCCAGCAGCACAACTTCAAAACCGTCCATTGCGGCCTGCAGGGCGCAGATCGGGTCAACTTCGGTGACTTTCACCCGCGCACCAGCACCGCTCAACGAAGCGGCCGAGCCTTTGCCAACGTCGCCGTAACCACAAACCACGGCAACCTTTCCGGCCATCATGGTGTCGGTGGCGCGGCGAATACCGTCAACCAGCGATTCCTTACAGCCGTATTTGTTGTCGAACTTCGACTTGGTGACGCTGTCGTTCACGTTAATCGCAGGGAATGGCAATTGGCCCAATTTCACCAGTTCATACAGGCGGTGCACACCGGTAGTGGTTTCCTCGGATACACCCTGGATCGCGTCACGCTGCTTGGTGAACCAACCGGGGCTGGACGCCATGCGCTTTTTGATCTGGGCAAAGATGGCTTCTTCTTCTTCCGAAGTCGGCACGTCCAGAAGGCCAGTTTCGCCTGCTTCAACACGCGCACCCAACAGGATGTACAGCGTCGCGTCGCCGCCATCATCGAGGATCAGGTTGCAGGGACCGTCTGTGAATTGGAAGATTTGGTCCTGATAGTCCCAATGCTCAACCAGGGTCTGGCCTTTGACCGCATAGACCGGAATGCCGGCGGCAGCGATTACCGCTGCTGCGTGGTCTTGGGTCGAAAAGATATTGCACGACGCCCAACGCACTTCGGCACCCAGCGCGACCAGCGTTTCAATCAGAACGGCAGTCTGAACAGTCATATGCAGAGAACCGGCAATGCGTGCGCCTGTCAGCGGCTTGCTGTCACCGTATTCGGTGCGCAAGGCCATCAGGCCCGGCATTTCGGTTTCGGCAATGTCCAGTTCCTTGCGGCCAAATTCGGCCAGCGCGATATCCTTGACAAAATAATCTCCGGCCATCGTCGTCTCCAATCCGGTTTCTGATAAGTCAGGGAGGCCCTAACATTGCATTGGTTGACAAGCAACGAAGATGCCCGGATTGAATTTCGGATTTTAAGTCTTGGCGAATTAACTGGCCGAGCCTTTTGGCTTTTTAATCGGGCCGATGTCAAAGTAGTCGGTCCCAACGGCTACGATACAACTGATGCCGTTTGCCTGGGTCATCAGCACCGTAAAGGTCCCGGTTTTTTCCGAGGACCAAATTTCAACCACAGAGTTTTTGGACGGGGCTGTTTGCAGTCCACCTGCGGTCAATTGTTCGGAATATAGGCTTTCCAATTGGTGGATCACATCACCGCGCGCTCCACAGGTGGCGGAAAACGCAGGCGGCGCAGTGGCAGCCATTCCGAAAATGATCGAAACCCCTAACAATCGCTTGAACATGACATGCTCCTTTCGATTCAGGTTCAGCATCCAAAAGGGTCTCCCAGGGCAAGCCTGGTCTCCCTTTCGTGTATATAAGATTAGTGTTTTTGCGGTGTTTTTCAAAACACGAGGCTTCAAAAGCTTGTTTCCGAATGGTGATATTGATGTAAAAACGGGATGTATCTCGATAAAACCGGACCTATGACTGTCCAAAAAAGGAAGCTCAACATGGCCACTCCCCCACGTGCCTGGCAACGGATGCTGTCTGGCCGACGGCTGGACCTTCTGGACCCCACTCCGGTTGATATCGAGATCGACGATATCGCCCATGGGCTGGCATTTGTGGCGCGCTGGAATGGTCAGACCAAGGGCGATTTTGCCTATTCTGTGGCCGAGCATTCCCTGCTTGTTGAAACCCTCTACGGTCGCATCAACCCCAAGGCACCCGCAAAATGGCGGTTGGCGGCGTTGCTGCATGATGCGCCGGAATATGTGATCGGAGACATGATCTCGCCGGTCAAAGCGGCCATTGGCCCGTCCTACGGAGAGCTGGACACCCGCCTGACCGCCGCCATTCACCTTAGATTTGGACTGCCCGCAGCCCTGCCTGTCACAGTAAAGAAACAGATCAAAAAGGCCGACCGCATCAGCGCCTGGATGGAGGCGGTGCAGATCGCTGGCTTTTCGGTGCAAGAAGCCAACAAGCTGTTTGGCAGGCCCAGTGCAGATCTGATTGGCGACCTCGAAATCCAGTTGAGACCGCCCGTCGAGGTGCGCCATTCATATGTTGCACGCTATCACGAACTTTTGGCAGCGCTCTGAATTCGGCCCTAGTTAGAGCCTATTTTGGGCTGCGTTTTGCCAAAATTCGCTGCAATGTCCGGCGATGCATGCTCAACCGTCGCGCGGTTTCCGAGACATTGCGGTCACAGAGTTCATACACCCTTTGGATGTGTTCCCAACGTACCCGGTCAGCGCTCATTGGGTTCTCTGGCGGCGGCGGTAGCGTGTCCGGCTGCGCCAGCAATGCATTTGTGACATCGGTAGCATCGGCTGGTTTGCTCAAATAGTCAGTGGCGCCAATTTTCACCGCCGCCACAGCCGTGGCGATGGCACCGTAGCCGGTCAGCACAACCACCCGACAATCTGGCCGTTTCTCGCGCAGCACCTCGACCACATCCAGCCCGTTGCCGTCTTCAAGCCGCAAATCCACAACCGCATAGGCCGGCGGGCGCGCCGTAGCGACAGCCCGTCCCGCCGCTACAGATCCGGCGGTCTCTACCTCAAACCCACGTTTTTCCATGGCCTTCGCCAGGCGTCGCAAAAATGGTTCGTCGTCATCAACCAGCAGCAACGTCTTGTCAGGTCCAATTTCCTGCGGAGCAGTTTCGGCCATGCTTAGTCCTTTGTGCCAGTATGAGGTGCCCATGAAGCAAGAATATTACCGGGCGGGTGAGAAACGTCAAACAGCTACATCTGGTCCAGAAAACAGCCGATCTTGTCGGCCATCTCTTCGGGCTCCACATCGCGGCGGAAAAACTCGACAAAACCCTGCTCGGGCAGCACCAGGTATGAAAAGGTCGAATGGTCGACAAGATAATATTCATCGTCCGCCGGTTGCGCCTTGAAATAGGTCTTATAGGCCCGGCTGGCCGCTTTCACCTGATCCATTGACCCCGTCAGGCCAATCATCCGCTCATGAAGGTTTTCGGCGAATTCCCCCACGATCTCGGGAGTGTCTCGCCTTGGGTCGATTGAAATGAACACCGGAGTCACGCTTTGCCCCCGCTCCGTCAACACATCGATTGCCTCGGCATTGCGGGCGGTGTCCATCGGACAAACATCAGGACAGAAAGTATAGCCAAAATAGATCAGCGATGGTTCGGTGATCACATCTTTGTCAGTGACGGTCTCGCCTTTGGCGTTCACCAACTCAAAGGGTCCACCAATCTGCGCCGACCCACCGGCAATCTGGCTACTGCGACACTGCGCGAACGGATCAGCCCCTTGTCCGCCCTGCGTCATAACCCAGGCACCACCGACAAGGGCGGCCACAGAAACAGAGGCGAGAATGGCATATAGACGGTTCATGAGATCACACCTTGAGTGATAAGAGATATGTTGATCGTTGCTGGTGTCAGATCTATCAATAATCACAGCCAATGCAACCGGAGCCGAACAACGTGACCGAGTCAAATATTGGCCTGATGAGCGGGCAAGAGCGCAGCCACTGGATCCGCTTGCGCACGTTGATTCTTCTGCGCTGGGTCGCCATCGGAGGCCAGATCTCGGCGATTGCCGTTGCCCAGGGTCTATATGACCTGCAGCTAAACCTGGGCCTGTGCTATTTTGCGATCGGTGTTTCTGTGGTCGGAAATCTGGTGGCAATGTTCATCTTTCCCAAGAACAAACGCCTGTCAGAGTTCGAGAATTTTTTGACCGTACAGTTTGACCTGCTGCAACTGTCCTTTCTGCTGTATCTCACCGGCGGCTTGAACAACCCGTTTGCCTTGCTGGTGCTGGGCCCGGTCACCATCTCGGCCAATATGATGCGGCTGCGATCAACGCTGATCATCGGCGGCACCGCTATCATGCTGGTGACCCTGATGGCCGAATTTCACGTACCTCTGCGCACCGCCCAGGGTTTTATTCTGCGCATTCCAGACGTCTTTGTCTTTGGCAACTGGACCGCCATTATCATCGCCGTTCTGTTTTTGGGGGCCTACTCCTACAAGATCAGCTCGGAAATGCGGTCGATGTCTGATGCTCTGGCCGCCACGCAGCTGGCCCTTTCGCGTGAACAGAAGCTGACCGACCTGGGCGGCGTGATCGCGGCTGCCGCGCATGAATTGGGCACCCCGCTGGCCACCATTAAACTGGCCAGCGCTGAATTGATCGAGGAATTGGAAGATCACCCCGATCTCCGTGCCGACGCCACCTTGATTCGCGAGCAGGCCGATCGCTGCCGCGACATCCTTCGGGATATGGGGCGGGCCGGCAAGGACGACCTGCATCTGCGTCAGGCACCCATTTCCACGGTGATTCTTGAGGCCGCCGAACCGCATATGCATCGCGGAAAATTCATTCATTTTGAGGAAGGCCCGGCCGAAGGTGGCAGTTTTCAGCAGCCAACGATCCTGCGAAAACCAGAAATTATTCATGGGCTGCGCAACCTCGTGCAGAATGCGGTGGATTTTTCCCGCGCCAATGTCTGGGTCGAATCGAGTTGGACCGACACGGCCATAACGCTGCGCATATATGATGACGGCGCCGGCTACCCCTCGCAGATGCTGGGGCGGATTGGCGATCCCTTTGTGCGTCAGGGCCGTATCGACAGTGACCGCAAAACGCGCCCCGAATATGAAGGCATGGGGCTGGGGCTGTTTATTGCCAAAACGTTACTGGAACGCACCGGGGCAAGTTTGCGCTTTGCCAACGGCAGCGATCCCTCCCAAACCATTAGCCTTCATCCCGACCGACCGGGCGCTATTGTCGAAGTGTACTGGCCCCGACAAAAGATAGATGCGATAGAGGGCGAAAATGCGGTTCCTTTGGGTCAAAATCAACCGATCGAAATTTAACTATTCATCTTTAGGCAACCAGTTAAACATCAATTAACTATTATTGAGGCAAGATAGGGTTAACAACTGATCAACTAGGCAGGACAACATGCAGAACATCGTCTCAATCGAATGGCTTGTTTTGGCAACTCTATGTGCAGCTACTGCTGCAGTTGCGGTCTGGTGGCTCTCTCCGACCTCTGGCCAAAGGGGGATGGAACAGGATCTGCTCTCCGGTGATAGCCGGACAGATGCGGTGTTCCTGTTTGATGATGCCAACCTGATCGGCTGGTCGACTGGCGCCCGCAAGATTATTGGCGACAAGGCTGAAGGCTTCAGCTGGACCACCCTGCGGGATCAACTGGCGCGCAGCTATCCAGGTCTGCCTCAATCACCGGGCTTTTTAAAAGATGTCGGGCCACTCATCCTGTCCGGAACAGCGACTGCCGAATCCCACGAAGCGCATTGTGAATGGATCGACGGCATTACCCGTGTTCAACTGCGCCGCAATACCTCTGAAGCCAGGGATAAGACCCTTGACCAGGAATTGACCACGCTGCGTGCGGCGGTGCATCAGGCACCCTATCCGGTCTGGCTGCAATCCGAAGAAGCCGAGGTCACGTGGTCCAACTTGGCTTATGACAATCTCAGCCAGAAATTGCGTGGACGCAACGTCGATTTTGCCGATCCACTGTTTGCCGACCTGTCCGAACCGATGGCCAGCGGCAAGGCCGAGCGGATCTCTATCCCGCTGCCCGATACCAATAAAAAACTGTGGTACAATATCTCAACCACCGAGACCGAGGCGGGTTGGCTCTGTCATGCGGTGGACATCAACGCGGTGGTCGACGCCGAAGTTGCCCAGCGGAATTTTGTGCAAACACTGGCAAAAACCTTTGCCCAGCTGTCTATCGGCCTGGCAATCTTTGACCGCAATCGCCAGCTGGTGCTGTTTAACCCGGTGTTGATCGACCTAACCGCCCTGCCCGCAAATTTCCTCAGCTCACGGCCAAATCTGCTCAGCTTTTTCGACCGTCTTCGCGATCAGCGGATGATGCCAGAGCCGAAGAATTACACCAGCTGGCGCCACCAGATGGCGGACCTTCTCGAGGCTGCCGCAGAGGGCCGCTATCAGGAAACATGGTCGTTGCCATCGGGTTCAGTCTATTCGGTCAGCGGCCGGCCGCACCCTGATGGCGCCGTCGCCTTCCTGTTCGAAGACATTACCGCAGAAATCACCCTGACACGTCAGTTCCGCTCGGAACTGGAAATGGGCCAGTCCATCATGGATCAAATGGAGGAGGCCATTGCCGTGTTTGCAAATGACGGCACCATGACCTTCTCGAACAAGGCCTACCGCGATTTGTGGCGGATGGACCCCGAGGCCAGCTTTGCCAAGGTCTCCGTGGTTGACGCATGCCGTGTCTGGCAGGATATGTGCGCCGCAACCCCGACCTGGGGGGAGTTGCGTGATTTTGTAAACGGCCACGAGAACCGCGAGCAATGGTGGACCCATGTCCAGTTGCGCAGTGGCAAGCCGCTGATTTGCAAAGTTTCTTCTGTGCAAAATGGAGCGACAATGGTGACCTTCCGTGCGCCAGGCCCCTCTGTTGCGCCGAAAGAACAAGAGCGTTTTCGGATCACCCAGCAAGACGGCTAAAACTGCAAACCAGCTTGCAGCGCCTAGCCTGCGGGGCCATTGTGCAGCATGACACTTTGCCACGCGACCCGCTCCCTTTCCTCTCCGCAGGAAACTGCCGATCTGGCCACTCGCATCGCCGCGGCTCTTCGCCCCGGCGATTGCCTTTTGTTAGAAGGCCCTATTGGTGCCGGCAAAACCCATTTTGCCCGACAGCTGATCCAGTCCTTGTTACCCATTTTCGAAGACGTACCATCGCCAACCTTCACTCTGGTGCAGACCTATGATGTGCCCACGGGCGAGTTGTGGCACGCGGACCTATACCGGCTGTCGTCATTGGATGAAGTCGAGGAACTGGGCCTGATCGAGGCCTTTGACACCGCGATCTGCCTGATCGAATGGCCCGACCGACTGGCCGAACTGACCCCGCCACACGCGTTGCACCTGCGGTTTGCGCTGGACATTGATCATGCGGATACCCGTCACCTGACCTTCACCTGGAGTGATGAGAAATGGCACCTCTTACTGGACCGGATAGCCAATGACTGACCGAAACGATCTGGCCGCCGCCTTTCTGGCAACAACCGCCTGGGCCAATGGCAGCCGGAGGGATCTGGCGGGTGATGCCTCGAATCGCCGATATGAGCGGGTGTCTGCCCCGGTCACAGGGCTGCCCGCAGTCCTTATGGATGCCCCCCCCGGCAAGGCTGAGGATGTCGCTGCCTTTGTGCATATTACCAATCACTTGCGTGACGTTGGTTTAAGCGCACCTGAAATACTGGCGGCAGACATCGATCATGGGTTTTTACTGATCGAAGATCTCGGTGACGACCTTTATGCCCGCATCCTGTTGCGCCAGCCCGCGCTTGAAACGCCTCTGTATCAGGCCGCCACTGATGTCTTGGTAAAGCTGCACTCCGCAGCCATGCCGGATCTGGATATCATGAGCCCGCGGGTGATGGCACAATTGGATGAAATTGCATTCACCCATTACCGCGACGGGATACTCGGCGCCCAAGACCCCGATTTGGCAGCCCTATTTGTCGATCAGTTCGAAGATATTCTGCACCACAGCGCCAAGGATGATCCCGTTCTGGTGCAACGGGATTATCATGCCGAGAACTTATTATGGCTACCGGATCGCGACGGCATTGCCCGGGTTGGGCTGCTGGACTACCAGGCAGCTCTGGCTGGTCATCGCGCCTATGACCTGATGTCACTGCTCCAGGATGCCCGCCGCGATGTTCCGATCCACATCGAGCAGCAGATGATTGACCGCTATATCGCCAAAACCGGCGTCGATGGCACAAAATTTCGCACCGCCTATACGGTGCTGGGCCTGCAACGAAACCTGCGCATTCTTGGTGTGTTTGCCCGTCTGTCGCAGGACTATGGCAAGCCGCAATATGTGGATTTGATCCCCCGGGTTTGGGCCCAGATGATCCGCGGGTTGGATCACCCGGCACTGGCCCCTGTGGCCGGGATGATCCGCAACAATCTGCCACCGCCGACACCTGAAAACCTGGACAGGCTGAGACCGTGATGCAAACCCACCCCTCGTCCGTGATGCTGTTTGCGGCCGGCTTTGGCACCCGAATGAAGGCCCTGACCCGGGACTGTCCCAAACCGATGATCAAGGTAGCGGGCCGGCCGCTGATTGATTATGCGCTGGATCTGGCCCGCGAGATTGCACCGGATCACATCGTGGCCAATCTGTTTTACAAGCCCGAACAGCTAAAGGCACATCTGGCACCACTGGGGGTGCTGCTGAGCCATGAAACCCCGGACATTCTGGATACCGGTGGAGGTCTGCGTCATGCCTTGCCGCTATTGGGGGATGCGCCGGTTTTCACCATGAACACGGATGTGATCTGGTCCGGCCCCAACCCACTGAAACTGGCACGCGACGCCTGGGACCCGGATCAAATGGATGCGCTGCTGGTTTGCGTCCCGCTGGCCCGCGCGAGGGGGCGTATCGGGGCCGGCGATTTCACCGCTGACAGCCATGGCCGCATCAGCCGCGGTGGCGATCTGGTCTATGGTGGCGTGCAGATCGTGAAAACCACCGGATTGCTCAAAATCAACAAGACCGTCTTTTCTCTCAATGAACTTTGGAATCAAATGCATGATGCGAGCCGTCTATTTGCCCTGCAATACCCAGGTCACTGGTGTGATGTTGGCTATCCCGAAGGCATTGAAGTGGCCGAAGATTTGTTGAAGTCACATGATGTTTGAACCGTCACCCACCCCCCGCATCTTTGCCCTGCCCTGCGGCACCGATTTTCCCCGCGCCCTTGTCAACGGGTTGACCCAACGCAGCCACGGGCAGCCCCCCGAAGCGCTGGCAAAGGTAGAGCTGATCGTCAACACCCAACGCATGGAACGTCGCATCCGCGGGTTGTTCGATGCCGGCCCGAACCTGCTGCTCCCCCATATATCGCTGCTCAGCGACCTGTCAAAACGCGCAACTCTGCACGGATTGCCCGCTGCCCTGCCGGTGCTGCGACGGCGGCTTGAACTGTCACAACTGGTCGCCAAACTGCTGGACGCAGAGCCCAGCCTGGCAGCAAGATCATCGCTGTATGACCTGTCAGACAGTCTGGCGGCATTGTTTGACGAAATGCAGGGCGAGGGTGTCACCACCGATACCATCCGGGGCCTCGACGTCTCGGATATGTCTGACCACTGGGCGCGGGCGCAGAAATTCATTGGCATTGCCGACGAATTCACCAACACCCACAGCGGTGCGATGGACGTTCAGGCGCGCCAGCGAAAGGTGGTGTTGGACCTGATTGACAGCTGGCAGGAAACCCCGCCGCAACATCCGGTTGTTCTGGCTGGTTCAACCGGCTCACGCGGCACCACCCTTCTCCTGATGCAGGCCATCGCCCGCCTGCCGCAG from Parasedimentitalea psychrophila harbors:
- the trpB gene encoding tryptophan synthase subunit beta: MTSYLKTMPNSEGFFGEYGGAQLPPPLEPHFTEIREAYEKISKSSDFIRDLRYIRKHFQGRPTPVSHLKNLSDLAGGAQIYAKREDLNHTGAHKLNHCMGEGLLAKFMGKKKLMAETGAGQHGVALATAAAYFGMECEIHMGEIDIAKEAPNVTRMKLLGAKVVPVGFGGRSLKEAVDSCFESYMSQADDALFAIGSVVGPHPFPMIVRDFQHVIGVEAREQFLDMTGELPDIVAACVGGGSNAMGIFSGFIDDEDVALYGVEPMGTSSKLGEHAATIAFGEDGDIHGFRTMVLKDANGDPAPVHTVASGLDYPGIGPEHAHLYRTGKANYTSANDKEALDAFFALSRHEGIIPALESAHAIAFAMRVAPKNPGKSILINLSGRGDKDIDYVTETFGFGDDS
- a CDS encoding EVE domain-containing protein, whose product is MAYWLFKSEPSTWGWDDQIAKGDKGEEWDGVRNYQARNFMRQMKIGDRGFFYHSQKEKSVVGIVEVCAESHPDSTIEDARWDCVDIKALRGFSQPVTLDQIKADPRLEDMVLVRNSRLSVQPVTEAEWRTICALGNTEAD
- a CDS encoding HD family hydrolase; this encodes MATPPRAWQRMLSGRRLDLLDPTPVDIEIDDIAHGLAFVARWNGQTKGDFAYSVAEHSLLVETLYGRINPKAPAKWRLAALLHDAPEYVIGDMISPVKAAIGPSYGELDTRLTAAIHLRFGLPAALPVTVKKQIKKADRISAWMEAVQIAGFSVQEANKLFGRPSADLIGDLEIQLRPPVEVRHSYVARYHELLAAL
- a CDS encoding YciI family protein, with the protein product MLIALIARDKPGALQTRLDNRAAHLAYIEDTGAVAQAGPLLDQEGNMVGSLVILDVEDMAVGQAWADNDPYAKAGLFETVDLITWKKVIG
- a CDS encoding NAD(P)H-dependent glycerol-3-phosphate dehydrogenase, coding for MSISVLGSGAFGTALAISLAGNGPVTLWARDPHQAKALQATRENVKRLPGVPLPKGLSITDSITEAAQNQTLLLAVPMQRLRSLLNDHCDILAAKTLVACCKGIELNTGLGPIAVLRQALPNAQPALLTGPSFAADIARGLPTALTLACQDARLGKHLQQQLTTKNLRLYRTTDTIGAEQGGALKNVMAIACGAVIGAGLGDSARAALMTRGYAEMQRMALACGARPETLAGLSGFGDLTLTCSSDLSRNYQLGLAIGRGESFDPTITVEGAATARAATAKADEMKIDMPITQTVTNLVGQRLTIADAVAQLLARPLKEE
- a CDS encoding SCO family protein, with translation MNRLYAILASVSVAALVGGAWVMTQGGQGADPFAQCRSSQIAGGSAQIGGPFELVNAKGETVTDKDVITEPSLIYFGYTFCPDVCPMDTARNAEAIDVLTERGQSVTPVFISIDPRRDTPEIVGEFAENLHERMIGLTGSMDQVKAASRAYKTYFKAQPADDEYYLVDHSTFSYLVLPEQGFVEFFRRDVEPEEMADKIGCFLDQM
- a CDS encoding ActR/PrrA/RegA family redox response regulator transcription factor, producing MAETAPQEIGPDKTLLLVDDDEPFLRRLAKAMEKRGFEVETAGSVAAGRAVATARPPAYAVVDLRLEDGNGLDVVEVLREKRPDCRVVVLTGYGAIATAVAAVKIGATDYLSKPADATDVTNALLAQPDTLPPPPENPMSADRVRWEHIQRVYELCDRNVSETARRLSMHRRTLQRILAKRSPK
- the ahcY gene encoding adenosylhomocysteinase translates to MAGDYFVKDIALAEFGRKELDIAETEMPGLMALRTEYGDSKPLTGARIAGSLHMTVQTAVLIETLVALGAEVRWASCNIFSTQDHAAAVIAAAGIPVYAVKGQTLVEHWDYQDQIFQFTDGPCNLILDDGGDATLYILLGARVEAGETGLLDVPTSEEEEAIFAQIKKRMASSPGWFTKQRDAIQGVSEETTTGVHRLYELVKLGQLPFPAINVNDSVTKSKFDNKYGCKESLVDGIRRATDTMMAGKVAVVCGYGDVGKGSAASLSGAGARVKVTEVDPICALQAAMDGFEVVLLEDVVSSADIFITTTGNKDVIRIEHMREMKDMAIVGNIGHFDNEIQVANLKNHKWTNIKDQVDMIEMPSGARLILLSEGRLLNLGNATGHPSFVMSASFTNQVLAQIELWTKGDDYNNDVYILPKHLDEKVARLHLDRIGVKLSKLSNEQASYIGVSADGPFKPEHYRY